DNA sequence from the Stigmatella aurantiaca genome:
GCTCGCGGCCGTGTTCTCGGTGCTCACTTCGTGGGTGAAGGAGAACACCCTCCAGCTGCTCTTCAACACGGTGGTGGCGACCTTCATCATCATCATCCTGCTGGAGCCGCTGGGGGCCAAGGTCGACGCGCAGATGGTGCGCATCCTCTTCCGCGAGCGCTTCGAGCTGCTCGGGGCCCTGGGCGCGCTCCAGGCGCGCATGGCCACCGTCATCGACATCGGCGAGGTGACGCGGATGACGCTGGACACCCTCCACGAGACGGGCCGCGTCACCCACGTCTCCATCTACCTGCTGGCGGAGGACAAGCCCGGCTACCGGCTGCTGGACTCCCGGGGGCCCCCGCCGGAGGGGTTCCTGGACACGGCCGCGGCGCGCGGCCTGCTGCTGATGGTGGCCTCCGGACAGAAGGCGGTGCTGCTGGAGAACCTGGACAGCCGGATGAAGGCGCTCCGGGCCCAGCTCACCGAGGGCAAGCGCTTCCGCGACGAGCTCAAGCGGCTCAACGACACCCGGGGCGCGCTGGTGAAGATGCTGGCGGGCATCACCGTGCCCCTGATGGGCAATGACCGCGTCATCGGCTTTCTGAACCTGTGGGACGAGCGCGTGCCGGAGGCCTACGCGTCCGACGAGATCGCCCTCATCCTCAAGGTCGCCGAGCGCCTGGCCACCGTGCTGGAGAACTCGAAGCTGTACGAGAAGATCCGCGAGCGCGACCGCCTGGCGGCCCTGGGCGAGATGGCGGCGGGCCTGGCGCATGAAATCCGCAACCCGCTGGGCGCCATCAAGGGCGCCGCGCAGTGCCTGGACCCGCGGCGGCTGCCGGGCGAGGACGGGGAGTTCCTGGGCGTCATCGTCGAGGAGGTCAACCGGCTCAACGGCGTCGTCACCGCGTTTCTCGACTACGCGCGCCCGCTCAAGCAGAACTTCGGGCCCACGGACCTCAACGAGGTGGTGACGCGCACCATGCGCCTCATCCAGAACGACGTGCCCAAGGAGATGAACCTCGCGGTGGAGCTGGACCTGACCGTGCCCAAGGTGGACGCGGACGCGGAGCAGCTCAAGCAGGTGCTCATCAACCTGGTGCAGAACGCGGTGCAGGCCATCGACACCTCCGGGGGGCGCATCACCGTGCGCACCCTGAAGCCGGACCGCTTCGGCGAGTTCCGCAGCAACGTGGCCGAGTCCGTCGAGGTGCACGTGTTCGACACCGGCCCGGGCATCCCCGTGGATCATCAGCAGCACATCTTCGTGCCCTTCTTCACCACCAAGCAGAAGGGCACGGGGCTGGGGCTGGCCATCTGCCAGCGCATTGTCAAGAATCACGGCGGGAGCATCTCGGTGCAGAGCAAGCCCGGCGAGGGGTGCACCATCATCGTCCGGTTTCCCGCGCTTCCCTCCGAGCAGCCGCCCGCGGAGGCGGCTCCTGCTCCGGAGTGGACACCCATGCTGCCCCCCGCCTCCTCCCAGAGTCTGCCCCAGGAGACACTCCGGGAGGGTCCCCTTCCCCCACCCGCCGAGAGCCGGTCAAAACGGGAAAAGAAGAGCAAGTCCCTGTAATGAACCTCGGAGCCATAGGCGCGCACCGCAGGGTGGAGTAGAAAAGGCCCCAAGCCTGGAGATCCTTCATGAGCAAGCCCATTCAAGTCCTCCTCACCGATGATTCGCCCACGATGCTCCAGGTGCTCACGCGGCTGCTGTCCGCGCAGCCGGACGTGAGCGTGGTGGGCACGGCCCGAGACGGCGAGGAGGCCGTGGCC
Encoded proteins:
- a CDS encoding GAF domain-containing sensor histidine kinase, with protein sequence MDIPTQNALFASVVGLALALAMLLRSGRSRAMTLYSLFALNVAGYYLASFVHSIAPAADYPWIARISLGAVLLLLALVPGAAVGFFLEFLSVAKGTHAAARRLALLSAVLGLSVAVTPLAERSWAQFGLSVWVLGVLLISVSLLFLRVRSQQSRIERLRLTYLAIGAGVCIVLSLVDLVSSHYRLPLPSLGAVFTTLYLVFLSQTLRKLRLMDLNELLGKLAAQAVLALLLAAVFSVLTSWVKENTLQLLFNTVVATFIIIILLEPLGAKVDAQMVRILFRERFELLGALGALQARMATVIDIGEVTRMTLDTLHETGRVTHVSIYLLAEDKPGYRLLDSRGPPPEGFLDTAAARGLLLMVASGQKAVLLENLDSRMKALRAQLTEGKRFRDELKRLNDTRGALVKMLAGITVPLMGNDRVIGFLNLWDERVPEAYASDEIALILKVAERLATVLENSKLYEKIRERDRLAALGEMAAGLAHEIRNPLGAIKGAAQCLDPRRLPGEDGEFLGVIVEEVNRLNGVVTAFLDYARPLKQNFGPTDLNEVVTRTMRLIQNDVPKEMNLAVELDLTVPKVDADAEQLKQVLINLVQNAVQAIDTSGGRITVRTLKPDRFGEFRSNVAESVEVHVFDTGPGIPVDHQQHIFVPFFTTKQKGTGLGLAICQRIVKNHGGSISVQSKPGEGCTIIVRFPALPSEQPPAEAAPAPEWTPMLPPASSQSLPQETLREGPLPPPAESRSKREKKSKSL